A genomic region of Ignavibacteria bacterium contains the following coding sequences:
- a CDS encoding 1-deoxy-D-xylulose-5-phosphate synthase has translation MKEYKYLTKIDSPADLKNIPVTELKFVCEEIRDYMIDVVSKTGGHLGAGLGAVELTVALHYVFNTPYDKLVWDTGHQAYPHKIITGRREALKTIRQFGGISGFLKRTESEYDVFGAGHASTAISAALGIATARDFLNEKFKVVAIVGDGAMTGGMVYEAMNNAGIQKRDLIVVLNDNNMSIAPNVWQFSKYFTEITSSPQFNKFKAQVWELTHKFDEIGDRIRKVVGRVEGGIKAIVTPGALFEALGFRYFGPFNGHNIQQLVKIFRHVKDLKGPILVHITTQKGKGYKPAEEDSQKLHGVTPFDKVTGKAIKKSDVPSYTKIFGETLVEIARMNEKVVGITAAMPDGTGLDILQREIPERFFDVGIAEQHAVTFAAGLATEGIIPVVAIYSTFLQRAFDQIIHDVAIQKLPVVFVLDRAGLVGADGPTHHGAFDLTYLRLIPGMVLMAPKDEAELRNMLYTAIEYRKGPIALRYPRGSALGVPIKKEFEKIPIGKGEILRQGNDVALLAIGSMVNYANIAAENLAKDDIYCEVVNMRFVKPLDEELLLDIFKRFEKIFVLEENTIIGGLGSAVLEFAAKVDAKNDIELVGLPDQFIDHGTQQELHAMLGIDPKGIAAKVRAELHSLHKHFSENN, from the coding sequence ATGAAAGAATATAAATATCTCACGAAAATCGATTCCCCGGCAGATTTGAAAAATATTCCTGTTACAGAATTAAAATTTGTCTGTGAAGAAATCCGTGATTATATGATTGATGTTGTCTCTAAAACAGGAGGACATTTAGGTGCTGGTCTGGGCGCAGTTGAGTTAACAGTTGCTCTGCACTATGTTTTTAACACGCCCTATGATAAACTTGTCTGGGATACAGGTCATCAAGCATACCCACATAAGATAATTACAGGCAGGAGAGAGGCACTTAAAACAATTCGACAATTTGGTGGAATCAGTGGATTTCTAAAAAGAACAGAAAGTGAATATGATGTTTTTGGAGCGGGTCATGCAAGCACTGCAATTTCTGCTGCACTCGGAATTGCAACGGCTCGAGATTTCTTGAATGAAAAATTTAAAGTTGTTGCCATTGTCGGCGATGGTGCAATGACCGGCGGAATGGTTTATGAAGCAATGAATAATGCAGGTATTCAAAAAAGAGATTTAATTGTTGTTTTGAATGATAATAATATGTCTATCGCTCCGAATGTTTGGCAATTTTCAAAATATTTTACTGAGATAACTTCATCACCACAGTTTAATAAGTTCAAAGCCCAAGTCTGGGAACTGACTCATAAATTTGATGAAATTGGGGATAGAATTAGAAAAGTAGTTGGAAGAGTGGAAGGTGGAATTAAAGCAATTGTAACGCCGGGTGCTTTATTCGAAGCGTTAGGATTTAGATATTTTGGTCCATTTAATGGGCATAATATTCAACAATTAGTTAAAATTTTCCGTCACGTAAAAGACTTAAAAGGTCCTATTTTAGTTCACATTACAACTCAGAAAGGCAAAGGATATAAACCTGCAGAAGAGGATTCTCAAAAGTTACATGGCGTAACTCCATTTGACAAAGTTACTGGAAAAGCAATCAAAAAATCTGATGTTCCAAGCTACACTAAAATCTTTGGCGAAACTCTTGTTGAAATTGCCAGAATGAATGAAAAAGTTGTTGGCATTACGGCAGCAATGCCTGATGGAACTGGGCTGGATATTCTTCAAAGAGAAATTCCAGAAAGATTTTTTGATGTTGGTATTGCTGAACAGCATGCGGTAACATTTGCAGCTGGACTTGCAACCGAAGGAATTATTCCTGTTGTTGCAATTTATTCTACCTTCTTACAAAGAGCATTTGATCAAATTATACATGATGTGGCAATTCAAAAATTACCCGTTGTTTTTGTCCTTGATAGAGCTGGACTTGTAGGGGCAGATGGTCCAACCCACCATGGTGCATTTGATCTTACTTATTTAAGATTAATCCCCGGAATGGTACTAATGGCGCCAAAGGATGAAGCAGAACTTAGAAATATGTTATATACTGCCATTGAATATCGAAAAGGCCCAATAGCTTTAAGATATCCACGAGGTAGTGCGTTGGGAGTGCCAATCAAAAAAGAATTTGAAAAAATCCCAATAGGCAAAGGAGAAATTTTAAGACAAGGAAATGATGTTGCATTGCTCGCAATTGGAAGTATGGTAAATTACGCAAACATTGCAGCGGAGAATTTAGCCAAAGATGATATCTATTGTGAAGTAGTTAATATGAGATTTGTAAAACCGCTTGATGAAGAATTATTATTAGATATTTTCAAACGATTTGAAAAGATTTTTGTTCTTGAAGAAAATACGATTATTGGCGGATTAGGTTCTGCAGTGTTAGAGTTTGCAGCTAAAGTGGATGCTAAAAATGATATAGAGTTGGTTGGTCTGCCGGATCAATTTATTGATCATGGAACACAGCAAGAACTGCATGCTATGCTAGGAATTGATCCTAAAGGAATCGCTGCTAAAGTAAGAGCTGAATTACATTCGTTGCATAAACATTTTTCAGAAAATAACTAG
- a CDS encoding aspartate carbamoyltransferase catalytic subunit, with protein MLSSRHLLGLYGVPKKDIELILDTAKTFREIIERPIKKVPTLQGKTVVNLFFESSTRTRISFELAEKRLSADVLNFSASTSSLTKGETLKDTVRNIEAMKIDMVVIRHSAAGSPHYLTQLIDANVINAGDGTHEHPTQALLDMYTIREKIGRIEGLNVCIVGDISHSRVAMSNIFGLLTMGANVAVCGPKTMIPKDIDKLGVMVFTKIDDAIKFADVLNILRIQLERGAASNFPSLREYHRLFGITKERLLKHKKDILIMHPGPINRGVELSSDVADGSNSVILEQVTNGVAVRMAVLYLIGTRTEEN; from the coding sequence ATGTTAAGTTCAAGGCACCTGCTCGGTCTTTATGGAGTTCCAAAAAAAGATATTGAATTAATTTTAGATACTGCTAAAACTTTCCGTGAAATTATTGAGAGACCAATTAAAAAAGTCCCAACTCTCCAGGGTAAAACCGTTGTAAATCTTTTCTTCGAAAGTTCAACACGAACAAGAATTTCATTTGAACTTGCAGAGAAGAGACTTTCCGCTGATGTTTTGAATTTTTCTGCATCAACCAGTTCGCTCACCAAGGGTGAGACATTAAAAGATACAGTGCGAAACATTGAAGCAATGAAAATTGATATGGTTGTAATAAGGCATTCTGCTGCTGGTTCACCTCACTATTTAACTCAGCTTATTGATGCGAATGTCATAAATGCCGGCGATGGAACTCACGAACATCCAACTCAAGCCTTACTCGATATGTATACGATCAGAGAAAAGATAGGGAGAATTGAAGGACTAAATGTATGTATTGTTGGGGATATTTCTCACAGCAGAGTTGCAATGTCAAATATTTTTGGTTTGCTTACAATGGGAGCGAATGTTGCTGTTTGTGGTCCAAAAACAATGATCCCAAAAGATATTGATAAATTAGGCGTCATGGTATTTACCAAAATTGATGATGCGATCAAATTTGCAGATGTATTGAATATTCTTCGAATTCAACTCGAAAGAGGTGCTGCATCAAACTTCCCCTCGCTTAGAGAATATCACCGACTTTTTGGAATAACAAAAGAAAGATTACTAAAGCACAAAAAAGATATTTTAATAATGCATCCAGGACCAATTAATCGCGGTGTAGAATTATCCTCTGATGTTGCTGATGGTTCAAATTCAGTCATTCTTGAACAGGTTACAAACGGTGTCGCTGTAAGAATGGCAGTGCTTTATTTAATTGGAACAAGAACAGAAGAAAATTAA
- the xseA gene encoding exodeoxyribonuclease VII large subunit has product MVNQAKIYSVSEINREIKILLETSFDYITVVGEISNFKAYQSGHWYFSLKDENSQISCVMWRGLNSYVFFTPQDGMKIIVTGRINVYEPRGSYQIEVSSMKPLGVGELQIAFEALKRKLAAEGLFDERFKKPIPKIPSRIGIVTSKDGAALRDVLAVIRRRFPVVEVVLAHTSVQGEGAANEISNALDLMNEYGDVDVIILCRGGGSLEDLWAFNEEVTARAIFRSKIPIVTGIGHEVDFTIADFVADLRAATPTAAAELVTPRLEQLVELLNEYDEALYKLIKDFLRRKKENLYGQLRSYSFVLPESLLNNNQQKFDFTFFRFNQSIQNFLNDKKQLLRKLENTINLSDPKLTLSKGFAIVRQNDKIISRKSLFAQNYSTEIEFYDGKVKING; this is encoded by the coding sequence ATGGTAAATCAAGCAAAAATTTATTCTGTCTCCGAGATTAATAGAGAAATCAAAATCCTTTTAGAGACAAGTTTTGATTACATTACAGTTGTCGGTGAGATCTCTAACTTTAAAGCATATCAATCAGGTCACTGGTATTTTTCGCTTAAAGATGAGAATTCTCAGATAAGCTGCGTAATGTGGCGTGGATTGAATTCTTATGTTTTCTTCACTCCACAAGATGGAATGAAGATAATTGTAACTGGAAGAATAAATGTTTACGAGCCAAGAGGCAGTTATCAGATTGAAGTTTCTTCAATGAAACCGCTCGGAGTAGGTGAATTACAGATTGCCTTTGAAGCTCTCAAAAGAAAATTAGCCGCAGAAGGATTATTTGATGAGAGATTTAAAAAACCAATACCCAAAATTCCTTCAAGAATAGGCATAGTTACAAGCAAAGATGGTGCAGCATTGCGGGATGTTTTGGCTGTAATCAGGCGAAGATTTCCAGTAGTTGAAGTTGTTTTAGCGCATACTTCTGTTCAGGGTGAGGGCGCAGCAAACGAAATTTCAAATGCTTTAGATTTAATGAATGAATATGGCGATGTTGATGTTATAATTCTCTGTCGTGGAGGAGGTTCTTTAGAAGATCTCTGGGCATTTAATGAAGAAGTTACTGCGAGAGCCATTTTTCGTTCTAAAATCCCAATTGTAACAGGGATTGGTCACGAAGTTGATTTTACAATTGCTGATTTTGTCGCTGACTTGAGAGCAGCAACACCCACTGCAGCTGCTGAACTTGTAACTCCAAGACTTGAACAATTAGTTGAATTGTTAAATGAATACGACGAGGCGCTCTATAAATTGATAAAAGATTTTTTGAGAAGAAAAAAGGAAAATTTATACGGTCAGTTAAGGAGTTACTCTTTTGTGCTGCCTGAATCACTATTAAATAACAATCAGCAAAAATTTGATTTCACTTTTTTTAGATTTAATCAATCAATTCAAAACTTTTTGAACGATAAAAAACAATTATTAAGAAAACTTGAAAATACAATTAACCTGTCTGATCCGAAACTTACTTTATCAAAAGGGTTTGCAATTGTCAGACAAAACGATAAAATTATTTCGAGAAAGAGCTTGTTCGCTCAAAACTATTCAACAGAAATTGAATTTTATGACGGGAAGGTAAAGATCAATGGCTAA
- the xseB gene encoding exodeoxyribonuclease VII small subunit codes for MAKSKSSFEKDFERLEEIALKLESGDITLEESLKLFEEGVILSKRLLETLNQAELKVNQLKRELNGMIKKTKLENNGEEEE; via the coding sequence ATGGCTAAATCGAAATCATCTTTTGAAAAAGATTTTGAAAGACTCGAGGAAATCGCTCTCAAATTGGAATCAGGAGACATTACTCTGGAAGAATCATTAAAACTTTTCGAAGAGGGTGTAATTCTCTCGAAAAGATTGCTTGAAACTCTTAATCAAGCTGAGTTGAAAGTGAATCAGCTCAAGCGTGAACTAAATGGAATGATTAAAAAAACTAAATTGGAAAATAATGGTGAAGAGGAAGAATGA
- a CDS encoding TonB-dependent receptor — translation MKLHYILLSLLIPLLSFAQQKYDDKYYLIPKSDTISYQLEEVVVTGTRTYQRAIDIPYSVTTLTNLNYKFDKKTSINDVLGFVPGVFMQSRYGNHDVRISIRGFGSRSNTGIRGVRILLDGIPESEPDGQTRIEAIDFNAVGRIEIVKGNSSSLYTNAPGGVVNFINNVYSPVNYVTQFNEIGSYGLRRNGFKVNLRSKNAGLIMTYTYHNYEGYREHSPDFWNILNTVFEVTPGDNSRLEVLGYFVDGMIKLPGSLKLAEYQQDPFQAAPDEKNFDYRRYSRKGRVGLRYNKFWGENNANEIEISGYGTIKYFERVDRRFRIFNRWGVGGTSKYTNRTLFLGKKNEFTAGIDLFYQTGPIEVYSNVNGLKTDVLRGITNETISNAGLFLLDTYSLIPDKLNLLISGRYDNVTFYDIDRLAESRNSIRKFNAFTPKLGLNYKLHPDLAIYGSAGYSFDVPAGNELDNFPLSSDAGAGLLNPDLKPQFSTNFELGLKGRLKFVDLPVFSDNTFDLTLFSSVIRDEIVPFEVFGSVFYRNAAKTWRRGIEFGSDSKLMYGFRLKTSYTYSLFRYVEYTAQAITGNQNNFVITEQNYSGNVVPSVPEHNLNIALTYEKSLALNTDFFSKLSYQYISGMYVNDVNSEKTDSYNLLNFMIGIDQRFGRVNVLLSTGVNNIFDKRYVGFININSTSNRFYELGEPRMYFINIHLGYTL, via the coding sequence ATGAAGCTTCATTATATTTTATTGTCTCTTCTAATTCCATTACTTTCTTTTGCACAGCAAAAGTATGATGATAAATACTATCTAATTCCAAAATCAGATACAATATCATATCAGCTTGAAGAAGTTGTGGTTACAGGAACAAGAACATACCAGCGAGCAATCGATATTCCGTATTCAGTTACTACATTAACAAACCTGAATTATAAATTTGATAAGAAGACATCAATTAACGATGTGCTCGGATTTGTGCCGGGTGTTTTTATGCAGTCAAGATATGGAAATCATGATGTCAGAATTTCAATTCGAGGTTTTGGAAGTAGATCGAATACCGGAATTCGAGGAGTGAGAATTTTACTTGATGGTATCCCAGAATCTGAACCAGATGGTCAAACAAGAATTGAGGCAATTGATTTTAACGCTGTTGGTAGAATTGAGATTGTAAAAGGCAACTCGTCATCACTTTATACAAACGCTCCAGGTGGAGTTGTAAATTTCATTAATAATGTTTATTCGCCAGTAAATTATGTGACTCAATTTAATGAAATTGGTAGTTATGGTTTGCGACGAAATGGTTTTAAAGTAAATTTAAGATCGAAAAACGCCGGGTTGATAATGACTTACACTTACCATAATTACGAAGGATATCGTGAACATAGCCCTGATTTTTGGAACATCTTAAATACCGTGTTTGAAGTAACTCCTGGAGATAATTCCAGATTAGAAGTTCTTGGATATTTTGTTGATGGTATGATAAAACTTCCGGGTTCATTGAAACTTGCAGAATATCAACAAGATCCATTTCAAGCTGCACCTGATGAAAAAAATTTTGATTACCGAAGATATTCGAGAAAGGGCAGAGTAGGTTTGAGATATAATAAATTCTGGGGTGAAAATAATGCTAACGAAATTGAAATTTCTGGTTATGGAACAATCAAATACTTTGAAAGAGTTGATAGGAGATTTAGGATTTTTAATAGATGGGGTGTGGGTGGAACATCTAAATATACAAACAGGACATTATTCCTTGGTAAGAAAAATGAGTTCACCGCTGGAATTGATTTATTTTATCAAACCGGACCAATTGAAGTTTATTCAAATGTAAATGGACTAAAGACAGATGTGCTGCGTGGAATAACAAATGAAACAATTTCTAATGCTGGTTTATTCTTGCTTGATACATATTCGCTTATACCTGATAAATTAAATCTTTTAATTAGTGGACGATATGATAATGTAACTTTCTATGATATAGATAGACTTGCCGAGTCGAGGAATTCAATTAGAAAGTTTAATGCGTTCACTCCTAAACTTGGATTGAATTATAAGTTACACCCTGATCTTGCAATTTATGGTTCAGCAGGATACAGTTTTGATGTGCCAGCAGGAAATGAGCTTGATAATTTCCCGTTAAGTTCAGATGCTGGAGCTGGATTACTTAATCCCGATTTGAAACCACAATTTTCAACAAACTTCGAACTCGGCTTAAAAGGAAGATTAAAATTTGTTGATTTACCAGTTTTTTCAGACAATACATTTGATCTTACTTTATTCAGCAGTGTAATTAGAGATGAAATTGTTCCATTCGAAGTTTTTGGAAGTGTATTTTACCGAAATGCTGCTAAAACATGGAGAAGAGGAATTGAATTTGGTAGTGACTCAAAATTAATGTATGGTTTTAGATTAAAGACAAGTTATACTTATTCACTTTTCCGTTATGTAGAATACACAGCACAAGCTATAACTGGTAATCAAAACAATTTTGTAATCACAGAGCAAAACTATTCTGGAAATGTTGTTCCAAGCGTTCCTGAACATAACTTAAACATTGCATTGACTTATGAAAAATCATTAGCACTTAATACAGATTTCTTTTCAAAATTGAGCTATCAATATATTAGTGGAATGTATGTAAATGATGTAAATTCAGAAAAAACCGATTCTTATAATCTTCTCAATTTTATGATTGGAATTGATCAAAGATTTGGAAGAGTAAATGTCTTGTTGAGTACTGGTGTGAATAATATATTCGATAAAAGATATGTTGGTTTCATCAATATAAACTCAACATCTAACAGATTTTATGAACTCGGTGAACCAAGAATGTATTTCATAAACATACACCTCGGATATACTTTATGA
- a CDS encoding TonB-dependent receptor — protein sequence MKIIYVLILIINLTNVLIAGEIKGRVVSEDGSPIPGVNLILLGTKYGTSSDLNGQFLLTQIPPAKYKLQASAIGYETKVFEVNLLQKNSIDLKITLKQVAVEIQSVVVSASKLQSQEDARTSLISIEPKAAKILPGAGEDIMRTLQALPGVSSINDFSSQLIIRGSGPDQNLIIFNDVEVFNPYRLYGTISMFNPETVEDINLITGGFPARYGDRLSAVLEVSNRDGARSKFFSGNVNINLTNANVVFEGKNPFGLEGSWIFNSRRTYYDLLLEPFVKRAGLIKGDFSFPNFYDFQFQISTFPSAGHKVSFTSLYSRDGVALITNGKRVSPDSLGINDQSFNNLSVISYQYASRNFSNKLILSFYNNKGETNFDSKFLDPTLNREDFSGEISDTLYPFLLNFSFNSLFDFRKYSIEDRILFYSGKNNFEFGAGFDYMTTEIKFDIQLDPQLKAILNSFSSFRSVLDKFKSNLDYWRFRLYGQSNLSLFSSNKIFLSPGLRLDYYDILRKSYISPRIGLSFALNDITTIRAFYGHYYQSPGYEKLRDQNVLFDFSRKYTDNLNAEKSIHYILSFERYLTPQWQFKTEVYLKDFRNLIVPLKVKGTQFITQPILGTDPRYLSSWTQPVAIQSDSATSIPVNNSTGRSYGWEIFLAKINKSVTDRIDGWISYSLSYSTRNELGKTIPFRFEQRHNFNFVMNYKFSEKVEVGIRWNYSSGLPYTEPIGIKPRIVLKDLDGDGSPETPEIATKFNLNPNAPKEVLFNIDYGLDPNFYNARRPDYHRLDLRLSYYTKFWRLNWLFYLDVINVYNRKNVVGYDYYIDANLNLKRRETYQLPIFPTLGVSVRF from the coding sequence ATGAAAATAATCTATGTTTTAATTCTTATAATAAATTTAACTAATGTTTTAATTGCTGGTGAAATCAAAGGAAGAGTTGTAAGTGAAGATGGTTCACCAATTCCTGGTGTGAATTTGATTTTACTTGGTACAAAATACGGAACTAGCTCTGATTTGAATGGTCAATTTCTTTTAACTCAAATTCCACCAGCTAAATACAAATTACAAGCAAGTGCAATAGGATATGAAACTAAAGTTTTTGAAGTAAATCTTCTTCAAAAGAATTCAATTGATTTAAAAATTACCTTAAAACAAGTTGCAGTTGAGATTCAATCAGTTGTAGTTAGTGCCTCTAAACTACAATCACAGGAAGATGCAAGAACAAGCTTAATTAGCATTGAGCCAAAAGCAGCAAAAATTTTACCCGGCGCTGGTGAAGATATTATGAGAACTCTTCAAGCGTTGCCGGGTGTTTCTTCAATTAATGATTTTTCTTCACAATTGATAATTCGTGGAAGCGGTCCTGATCAAAATCTTATTATTTTTAATGATGTAGAAGTATTCAATCCTTATCGTTTGTACGGTACAATAAGTATGTTTAATCCTGAAACGGTTGAAGATATAAATTTAATTACAGGTGGTTTCCCAGCCCGATATGGTGATAGACTTTCAGCAGTACTTGAAGTTTCAAATAGAGATGGCGCGAGAAGTAAATTCTTTTCCGGTAATGTTAACATAAATTTGACAAATGCGAATGTTGTTTTTGAAGGCAAAAATCCTTTTGGTTTAGAAGGAAGCTGGATATTTAATTCAAGAAGAACTTACTATGATCTTTTGCTTGAACCATTTGTTAAACGCGCCGGTTTAATAAAAGGTGATTTCTCATTCCCAAATTTTTATGATTTTCAATTTCAGATTTCAACTTTTCCATCTGCTGGACATAAAGTTTCGTTTACTAGTCTTTACTCGAGAGATGGAGTTGCATTAATTACAAATGGAAAAAGAGTTTCTCCTGATAGTCTTGGAATTAACGATCAATCATTCAATAATCTTTCTGTAATTTCTTATCAATATGCATCAAGAAATTTTAGTAATAAGTTAATTCTTTCTTTTTACAATAATAAAGGTGAGACAAATTTTGACTCAAAGTTTTTAGATCCTACGTTAAATCGAGAAGATTTTAGCGGAGAAATAAGCGATACACTCTATCCCTTTCTTTTAAACTTTTCGTTTAATTCTTTATTTGATTTCAGAAAATATTCGATTGAAGATAGAATTCTTTTCTATTCAGGTAAAAATAATTTCGAGTTTGGCGCTGGATTTGACTATATGACTACAGAAATAAAATTTGATATCCAACTCGATCCTCAACTTAAAGCTATCCTAAATTCATTTTCCAGCTTCAGGAGTGTACTTGATAAGTTTAAATCAAATTTAGATTACTGGCGCTTCAGATTGTATGGTCAATCGAACTTATCTCTGTTTTCATCAAATAAAATTTTCCTTTCTCCAGGTTTGAGACTTGACTACTATGATATTTTACGGAAAAGCTACATTTCTCCTCGTATTGGTTTATCGTTCGCTCTTAATGACATTACAACAATTCGAGCGTTTTACGGTCATTATTATCAATCGCCAGGCTACGAAAAATTAAGAGACCAGAATGTTCTCTTTGATTTTTCCAGAAAATACACTGATAATCTTAATGCTGAAAAGTCAATTCATTATATTTTAAGTTTTGAAAGATATCTAACTCCTCAATGGCAGTTCAAGACAGAAGTTTATTTGAAAGATTTTAGAAATTTAATTGTTCCTTTAAAAGTAAAAGGTACTCAATTTATTACTCAACCAATTTTAGGAACCGATCCAAGATATTTATCGTCATGGACACAACCAGTTGCTATTCAGTCAGACTCTGCGACTTCAATTCCTGTTAATAATTCAACCGGTAGATCTTATGGATGGGAAATCTTTTTAGCTAAAATTAATAAAAGCGTAACTGACCGAATTGACGGCTGGATATCTTATTCGTTGTCTTATTCCACACGAAATGAACTAGGGAAAACAATTCCATTTAGATTTGAACAAAGACATAATTTTAATTTCGTTATGAATTACAAATTCTCTGAAAAAGTTGAAGTCGGCATAAGATGGAATTATTCAAGTGGTTTGCCTTACACTGAGCCGATTGGAATCAAACCGAGGATAGTTCTTAAGGATTTAGATGGAGATGGTTCACCCGAGACTCCTGAGATAGCGACTAAATTTAATTTAAATCCAAATGCACCAAAAGAAGTTTTATTTAATATTGACTATGGATTAGATCCAAATTTTTATAATGCTCGTAGACCAGACTATCATCGATTGGACTTAAGGTTATCTTATTACACTAAATTCTGGAGATTAAACTGGTTATTCTACTTAGATGTAATAAATGTCTATAATCGTAAAAATGTAGTTGGGTACGATTACTATATTGATGCTAATTTGAATCTAAAACGAAGAGAAACATATCAATTACCGATTTTCCCAACTCTTGGAGTAAGCGTAAGGTTTTAA
- the pyrR gene encoding bifunctional pyr operon transcriptional regulator/uracil phosphoribosyltransferase PyrR, with the protein MKVKAKIMDEIAIQRTITRLAHEILEQNKGAENIALVGIQTRGEFLANRIKNKLLEIEGVDVPTGILNITLYRDDVRVKLKQPEVKATNILFDINDKDIILIDDVLYTGRTVRAAMDALTDLGRYSSIQLLVLVDRGHRELPIKADFVGKNVPTSIDEEVRVKLKEVDDEDAVYLIQVEN; encoded by the coding sequence ATGAAAGTAAAAGCAAAAATAATGGACGAAATTGCAATCCAAAGAACAATTACCCGCCTCGCCCATGAAATTCTGGAACAGAATAAAGGAGCTGAAAATATAGCTCTTGTGGGCATACAGACACGCGGAGAATTTCTGGCAAATCGTATCAAGAATAAATTACTTGAAATTGAAGGTGTTGATGTTCCAACCGGTATTCTGAATATCACCCTTTACCGAGATGATGTTCGTGTAAAATTAAAACAACCAGAAGTTAAAGCCACCAATATTCTTTTTGATATAAATGATAAAGACATAATTCTAATTGATGATGTTCTTTACACTGGCAGAACGGTTCGTGCTGCGATGGATGCTTTAACTGATCTTGGTCGATACTCGTCAATTCAATTGCTTGTTTTAGTAGATCGAGGTCATCGTGAACTTCCGATCAAAGCAGATTTTGTTGGCAAAAATGTTCCAACATCAATTGATGAAGAAGTACGTGTAAAACTCAAAGAAGTTGATGATGAAGATGCAGTTTACTTAATACAAGTAGAAAATTAA
- a CDS encoding Gfo/Idh/MocA family oxidoreductase, with translation MILTPTNTHKEIAEYASQYCKNLFVEKPVTRSYKEAEELRKVLEKNNTNLMVGFNTRFRPDAMLLKSLVEANEFGKPYLVRTGWFRPRSSAQSWFVNKNYAGGGVIMDLAINIIDLAMWMLNYPEVYSVCAYNFFHTTKNVEDSAVAMIKTKDDQVINFEVSWILSSENEFFYFNLFGVDGVGLLNPLRIFKQIGTSQMELTNSHRSSSSNLYLKSYENELKHFFAAVNGLGNWVSTIHEAVLRIKLIEAIYKSAKNNKEIRL, from the coding sequence ATGATCTTAACTCCAACAAATACTCACAAAGAAATTGCTGAATACGCAAGTCAATATTGTAAAAATTTGTTTGTTGAAAAACCAGTTACACGATCGTATAAAGAAGCTGAAGAATTAAGAAAAGTATTAGAAAAAAATAATACAAATTTAATGGTTGGTTTTAATACGAGATTTCGTCCTGATGCAATGCTTTTGAAAAGTCTAGTTGAAGCAAATGAATTTGGGAAACCATATTTAGTACGCACAGGATGGTTCAGACCACGAAGTTCCGCCCAGTCATGGTTTGTTAATAAAAATTATGCAGGCGGTGGAGTTATAATGGATCTGGCAATAAATATTATTGACCTTGCCATGTGGATGTTAAATTATCCAGAAGTTTATTCTGTATGTGCTTATAATTTCTTCCATACAACTAAAAATGTTGAGGATTCTGCAGTCGCAATGATTAAAACAAAAGATGATCAGGTAATAAACTTTGAGGTCAGCTGGATTTTAAGCAGTGAAAATGAGTTTTTTTATTTCAATTTATTCGGTGTTGATGGTGTTGGTCTACTAAATCCCTTAAGGATTTTCAAACAAATTGGAACCTCCCAAATGGAATTAACTAATTCACACCGTAGTTCATCTTCAAATCTTTATTTAAAGTCTTATGAAAATGAATTGAAACACTTTTTTGCTGCTGTAAATGGCTTAGGAAACTGGGTCTCTACAATTCACGAAGCCGTTTTGAGAATAAAGTTAATTGAAGCTATTTATAAATCAGCAAAAAATAATAAAGAAATTCGTTTGTAA